In one Pseudoclavibacter sp. Marseille-Q3772 genomic region, the following are encoded:
- a CDS encoding class II fumarate hydratase — MDNNEYRIEHDTMGEVRVPKDALYAAQTQRAVDNFPISGQRLEDRQIIAMAEVKRAAAIVNQKLGIIDEGRAAAIVSAAEEIIGGKHLNEFPIDIYQTGSGTSSNMNMNEVLSTLASASFGEKVHPNDHVNASQSSNDTFPTAVHVAATGALIEDLVPALEELATALEEKAGAWKEVVKSGRTHLMDATPVTLGQEFAGYARQIRLGIERVNATIERVAEVPLGGTAVGTGINTPKGFAEQVIAELASHTGLPITEAKDHFEAQGARDGLVEASGALRTIAVSLIKINNDLRWMGSGPNTGLGELHLPDLQPGSSIMPGKVNPVVPEAVLMVASRVIGNDAAIVFGGASGSFELNVQIPMMGTVLLESVRLLANSSRVLAEKTIKGLEPNIERARELAESSPSIVTPLNRVIGYESAAKVAKHAVANKVTVRQAVIDLGFVERGEITEAELDDKLDVLKMTSPNL, encoded by the coding sequence TTGGATAACAACGAGTACCGCATTGAGCACGACACGATGGGTGAAGTTCGCGTTCCGAAGGACGCGCTGTACGCCGCACAAACCCAGCGAGCCGTGGACAACTTCCCAATCTCCGGCCAGCGACTCGAAGACCGTCAGATCATCGCGATGGCGGAGGTTAAGCGCGCTGCTGCCATTGTGAACCAGAAGCTCGGCATCATTGACGAAGGTCGCGCAGCTGCGATCGTGTCCGCAGCCGAAGAGATCATCGGCGGCAAGCACCTGAACGAATTCCCGATTGACATCTATCAGACCGGTTCGGGAACCTCGTCGAATATGAACATGAACGAGGTGCTCTCGACTCTCGCCAGCGCATCGTTCGGCGAGAAGGTACACCCGAACGACCACGTCAACGCATCGCAGTCGTCGAACGACACCTTCCCTACGGCCGTCCACGTTGCCGCAACCGGTGCGCTCATCGAAGACCTCGTACCGGCACTGGAAGAGCTCGCAACCGCGCTGGAAGAAAAGGCTGGTGCGTGGAAGGAAGTCGTCAAGTCGGGCCGTACCCACTTGATGGATGCGACTCCGGTAACGCTCGGTCAGGAGTTCGCAGGTTACGCTCGCCAGATCCGCCTGGGAATTGAGCGTGTGAACGCTACGATTGAGCGCGTTGCGGAGGTTCCGCTCGGTGGTACCGCCGTGGGTACCGGTATCAACACGCCCAAGGGCTTTGCCGAACAGGTCATCGCTGAACTCGCATCCCACACCGGACTGCCCATCACCGAGGCGAAGGACCACTTCGAGGCACAGGGCGCCCGCGACGGACTCGTTGAGGCTTCGGGCGCGCTGCGCACGATCGCGGTCTCGCTGATCAAGATCAACAACGACCTGCGTTGGATGGGCTCGGGCCCGAACACGGGTCTCGGTGAGTTGCACCTGCCTGACCTCCAGCCCGGCTCGTCGATCATGCCCGGTAAGGTGAACCCGGTTGTTCCCGAGGCCGTGCTGATGGTTGCTTCCCGTGTGATCGGTAACGACGCGGCGATCGTATTCGGTGGCGCATCCGGATCGTTCGAGTTGAACGTGCAGATTCCGATGATGGGCACGGTGCTGCTCGAATCGGTCCGTCTGCTCGCAAACTCCTCGCGTGTGCTCGCGGAGAAGACCATCAAGGGGCTCGAGCCGAACATCGAGCGTGCTCGTGAGCTGGCAGAGTCCTCGCCGTCGATTGTTACGCCGCTGAACCGTGTGATTGGTTACGAGTCGGCAGCGAAGGTTGCTAAGCACGCTGTGGCGAACAAGGTGACGGTTCGTCAAGCCGTGATCGACCTCGGCTTTGTCGAGCGTGGAGAAATCACCGAGGCTGAGCTTGATGACAAGCTTGATGTCCTGAAGATGACCTCGCCGAACCTGTAA
- a CDS encoding prepilin peptidase: protein MIGAWCCAAYVAVATVPLARHDLREHRLPNAWTMPGWLVALVAIAVQAVASGQLPLLPVLAAGSALVMFLVFALVAGMGMGDLKLAVPLAAGLGFFGMHLVAFALLLALASGAALAAVLLMRGRARDTAIAFGPFLLFGYWCAFAVGTVSGTTV from the coding sequence ATGATCGGAGCTTGGTGCTGTGCCGCCTATGTGGCGGTCGCAACGGTGCCGCTCGCGCGACACGATCTACGTGAGCACCGGCTGCCGAATGCGTGGACGATGCCCGGTTGGTTGGTGGCGTTGGTCGCTATTGCGGTACAGGCTGTCGCCAGCGGGCAACTACCGCTACTACCGGTGCTTGCCGCTGGCAGCGCGCTGGTGATGTTTCTCGTCTTTGCGCTCGTGGCAGGGATGGGGATGGGGGACCTCAAGCTCGCGGTTCCCCTGGCGGCTGGTCTCGGGTTCTTTGGGATGCATCTGGTCGCGTTTGCGCTATTGCTCGCGTTGGCCTCGGGTGCAGCTCTGGCTGCGGTATTGCTCATGCGGGGTAGGGCTCGCGATACCGCAATCGCGTTTGGCCCGTTCTTGCTGTTTGGCTACTGGTGCGCGTTCGCGGTGGGAACGGTCAGTGGGACAACAGTTTGA